One part of the Sesamum indicum cultivar Zhongzhi No. 13 linkage group LG14, S_indicum_v1.0, whole genome shotgun sequence genome encodes these proteins:
- the LOC105176643 gene encoding uncharacterized protein LOC105176643, translated as MASLASTLPAPPAATTSHGRIASGAKPSATVFLTTPRAVGLKFVSRISQIPVTKSRSFKSTRISCAVAEPETLQVVQSTIAKQLSIDEGSVTPQTKFADLGADSLDTVEIMMALEEKFGVSIGEGGAENIATVQDAADLIEKVKAAGN; from the coding sequence ATGGCTTCACTTGCTTCCACTCTACCAGCGCCTCCGGCGGCCACAACTTCCCACGGCCGCATCGCTTCGGGAGCCAAACCCAGCGCCACGGTGTTTCTCACCACACCAAGAGCCGTGGGGCTAAAATTCGTGTCCAGAATCAGTCAAATCCCCGTAACAAAATCTCGCAGCTTCAAGAGCACAAGGATTTCGTGCGCCGTTGCGGAGCCAGAAACTCTGCAGGTGGTTCAGAGCACGATCGCGAAACAACTGTCGATCGACGAGGGCTCGGTGACGCCCCAAACGAAATTCGCGGATCTCGGTGCGGATTCGTTGGACACGGTGGAGATCATGATGGCTCTGGAGGAGAAGTTCGGGGTGTCGATCGGAGAAGGCGGAGCGGAGAACATCGCCACCGTCCAGGACGCGGCGGACTTGATTGAGAAAGTGAAGGCGGCCGGAAATTGA
- the LOC105176760 gene encoding beta-(1,2)-xylosyltransferase, protein MNSKKLKILLSLFTLNSLSLYLYFSSHPDHHQSSPSKSSSLSEYSPPHHPLSVKPWPILPSYLPWSQNSETPFRSCEAYFGNGFTRRVDPLKPIAESHRKISPSAGGGGWFRCFYSETLRSSICEGGRIRMVPERIAMSRGGEKLESVIGRGEDEELPNFDDGAFEIEVGGDRSRVGEKLVDEEFLDKYLEDSNIDRHTMRGLIGSIRTVDATEFVCSEWIEEPTLLVTRFEYANLFHTVTDWYSTYVASRVTGLPNRPHVVFVDGHCQTLLEETWTALFSSLTYAKNFSSPVCFRHAILVPLGYETALFRGLSESIDCYGASAQELWQKPDTKKTARLSEFGEMIRAAFGFPVDRHHIPKSASGHNILFVRREDYLAHPRHGGRVQTRLINEQEVFNSIKSWASNHSDCKLNVVNGLFAHMPMKEQVRAIQDAAVIIGAHGAGLTHIVSATPKTVILEIISSEYRRPHFELIARWKGLEYHSYKNSVAIEHITAGIAYSRKFRPKWNGKARLIFV, encoded by the exons ATGAACAGCAAGAAGCTCAAGATTCTGCTCTCTCTCTTTACACTCAACTCCCTTTCTCTCTACCTTTACTTCTCCTCCCACCCCGATCACCACCAGTCGTCGCCCTCCAAGAGCTCTTCTTTGTCGGAATATTCCCCGCCGCACCACCCTCTCTCCGTCAAGCCATGGCCCATATTACCCTCCTACCTTCCCTGGTCCCAGAACTCAGAAACGCCTTTCCGTTCTTGCGAAGCGTATTTCGGGAACGGATTCACTCGTCGGGTCGACCCTTTGAAGCCCATTGCGGAATCCCACCGGAAAATCTCGCCCTCCGCCGGCGGCGGCGGGTGGTTCAGGTGTTTTTACAGCGAGACTTTGAGGAGTTCGATTTGTGAAGGGGGGAGAATTAGGATGGTACCGGAGAGAATTGCGATGTCTAGAGGCGGAGAAAAGCTGGAGAGTGTGATTGGGAgaggagaagatgaagaactGCCGAATTTTGACGATGGGGCTTTTGAGATTGAGGTTGGTGGTGACAGATCAAGAGTTGGGGAAAAGCTGGTGGATGAGGAGTTCTTGGATAAGTATTTGGAAGACAGTAATATTGACAGACATACTATGCGTGGATTGATCGGTTCGATTCGGACAGTTGATGCCACTGAATTTGTGTGCTCTGAG TGGATTGAGGAGCCCACACTTTTAGTTACCCGGTTTGAATATGCAAACTTGTTTCACACGGTTACGGATTGGTACAGTACATATGTGGCTTCCCGAGTCACTGGCTTGCCCAATCGACCCCATGTAGTTTTCGTAGATGGCCACTGTCAG ACTCTATTGGAAGAAACATGGACGGCATTGTTTTCGAGCCTTACTTACGCTAAGAATTTTAGTAGCCCTGTTTGTTTTCGCCATGCTATTCTGGTCCCATTAGGATATGAAACTGCCCTATTTAGGGGACTATCTGAATCTATAGACTGCTATGGAGCTTCTGCACAGGAATTGTGGCAAAAACCTGATACTAAAAAGACTGCTCGATTGTCTGAGTTTGGCGAGATGATAAGAGCAGCCTTTGGGTTCCCAGTGGATAGACACCATATCCCCAAGTCAGCCTCTGGTCATAACATTCTCTTTGTACGACGCGAGGATTATCTTGCTCATCCCCGTCATGGTGGTAGGGTACAAACAAGGCTTATCAATGAACAAGAAGTATTCAATTCTATAAAAAGCTGGGCATCAAATCATTCGGATTGTAAATTGAACGTTGTCAATGGACTGTTTGCGCACATGCCCATGAAAGAGCAAGTTCGAGCCATCCAAGATGCAGCCGTCATCATTGGCGCTCATGGAGCGGGTTTAACTCATATAGTTTCTGCAACTCCCAAGACGGTGATATTAGAGATAATTAGCAGTGAATATAGGCGGCCGCATTTTGAGCTGATTGCCCGGTGGAAAGGGTTGGAATACCAC
- the LOC105176645 gene encoding uncharacterized protein LOC105176645, protein MSERGPAATPAGMVVTEQQLAEALESLLGETNAFASLNGVVQQLESNFGVNLSHKIDFIRSHIHHFLLRQSQSHNFMLLQKDHFTLPQNPNFHPAPSSHLPPSLAGHHPAEGYGFCLTSSPQPQSSQPPPAPVVTRPNVTAASVSAKESAPTGKKRRGGPGGLNKLCGVSPVLQTIVGQPTLPRTEIVKQLWAYIRKNNLQDPNNKRKIICNDELRLVFETDCTDMFKMNKLLAKHITALEPTKQTTQNKKKLKVDVESEKNTDDPVPIVIISEALANFFGTDEREMSQAEVLRQMWEYIKVHQLEDPLNSTTILCNAKLQELLGCESISALGIPEMLAQHHLFKKS, encoded by the exons ATGAGTGAAAGAGGGCCAGCAGCGACGCCGGCGGGAATGGTGGTGACGGAGCAGCAGCTTGCGGAGGCCTTGGAGTCTCTCCTCGGCGAGACCAACGCCTTCGCCTCCCTCAACGGCGTTGTTCAGCAGCTGGAGTCCAATTTCGGTGTCAATTTGAGCCACAAAATTGACTTCATCCGCAGCCATATCCACCATTTCCTCCTCCGTCAGTCCCAGTCCCACAATTTCATGCTCCTGCAGAAGGACCATTTTACCCTCCCCCAAAACCCCAATTTCCACCCCGCTCCCTCCTCGCATTTGCCTCCGAGTTTGGCCGGGCATCATCCTGCGGAAGGTTACGGCTTCTGCCTAACCTCCTCACCTCAGCCACAGTCCTCGCAGCCTCCGCCGGCGCCGGTGGTGACCAGACCTAATGTCACTGCGGCCAGCGTCTCTGCCAAGGAGAG CGCTCCAAcggggaaaaaaagaagaggtgGTCCAGGAGGCCTAAACAAACTGTGTGGTGTTTCTCCTGTACTTCAAACCATTGTTGGCCAGCCAACCCTGCCTAGAACTGAG ATTGTGAAGCAGTTGTGGGCTTACATAAGGAAAAACAACCTTCAAGACCCAAACAATAAAAGGAAGATAATTTGCAATGATGAGCTCCGCCTGGTATTTGAGACTGATTGTACTGACATGTTCAAGATGAATAAGTTGCTAGCTAAACATATAACTGCTCTTGAGCCCACGA AACAGACAActcaaaacaaaaagaaactgaAGGTTGATGTTGAATCTGAGAAAAACACTGACGACCCTGTTCCAATTGTGATAATATCTGAAGCACTTGCCAATTTCTTTGGAACTGATGAGAGGGAGATGTCACAAGCAGAAGTGTTAAGGCAGATGTGGGAGTACATAAAGGTTCACCAACTTGAG GATCCTTTAAATTCAACGACCATCCTGTGTAATGCAAAACTACAAGAGCTTCTTGGGTGTGAAAGCATTTCAGCATTGGGGATACCTGAGATGTTGGCACAACaccatttattcaaaaaatcatga
- the LOC105176644 gene encoding glycerophosphodiester phosphodiesterase GDPDL3, with protein MWKVRSVLGLLSLLLLSASVGLAAAQGSRGRSSKWQTLSGDAPLVIARGGFSGIFPDSSFYAYSLAVQTSLTNVHVWCDVQLTKDGAGICFPDIRLENSSDIDNVYKNGRNTYVVNGVSTQGWFSVDFTLNDLAPVNLKQRIFTRAPNFDGTPMQILTVDDVVSQVKPPALWLNIPHDAFFSQHNLSMRSFILSVSRRVIVNYVSSPEVGFLRSIVSRFRTGPTKLVFQFLGPDDVEPTTNSTYGTLLNNLTFIKTFASGILVPKYYIWPVDNSQYLLNYTSLVVDAHAAGLEVFASNFANDAPLAYDYSYDPVVEYLNFIDNGKFSVDGVLSDFPITPSETIDCFSHIGKNDTVQANILVISSEGASGDYPGCTDKAYQKAVSDGVDILDCPVQMTNDGVPICLGSINLRDRTDVAQSDFSNLATDNPDLNIQNGIFTYNLTWSQIQTLKPAISNPYSNYSLFRNPRSRNDGNLMSLADFLAFANNASSVSGVLITIENAAYLAQKQGLGVTDAVVDALSKAGYNNQTTKKVMIRSSDSAVLLKFKSSSNYELVYLVDNDVRDILNSTILEIKKFASSVVLSKGSVFPTDDAFVTGETNVVPKLQAFNLTVYVQYFRNEFVAQPWDFFSDAYVEINTHVSYMGINGVVTDFPATAAKYRRNRCLGYKEVPLYMTPVQPAGLISLMAPKFLPPAEAPNPVLTENDVTEPPLPPVVEKAPTANTGNGTTAPGPTPPNGQPTLLASTILSSIGVLLAALLIC; from the exons ATGTGGAAGGTCCGGTCGGTCTTGGGCTTGTTGTCCCTTCTCCTGCTTTCGGCCTCGGTGGGCTTGGCTGCTGCTCAAGGATCTAGGGGAAGAAGCAGTAAATGGCAAACACTTAGTG GAGATGCACCTTTGGTCATAGCAAGAGGTGGATTTTCAGGAATATTTCCTGATTCCAGTTTTTATGCATATTCACTTGCGGTGCAGACTAGTTTGACAAATGTGCACGTGTGGTGTGATGTTCAACTTACAAAAGATGGAGCTGGAATCTGCTTTCCAGATATCAGGCTGGAAAATTCTTCTGACATTgataatgtatataaaaacGGGCGAAACACCTATGTTGTCAATGGAGTCTCCACGCAAGGATGGTTTTCTGTTGATTTCACGCTTAATGACCTAGCACCAGTTAATT TGAAACAAAGGATCTTTACTCGGGCCCCTAATTTTGATGGTACTCCAATGCAAATTCTTACAGTCGATGATGTAGTTAGCCAAGTAAAACCACCTGCATTATGGTTAAATATACCG CATGATGCATTTTTCAGCCAACATAATCTGAGTATGAGGAGCTTCATTCTTTCTGTATCTAGACGAGTGATTGTTAATTATGTTTCATCGCCAGAGGTTGGCTTCCTGCGTAGTATCGTATCACGATTCAGGACAGGCCCGACGAAGCTTGTATTCCAGTTTCTGGGACCTGATGATGTGGAGCCAACGACCAACAGTACATACGGCACACTTCTGAATAATCTTACATTTATCAAAACCTTTGCCTCTGGGATTCTTGTTCCCAAGTATTACATATGGCCAGTAGACAACAGCCAATATTTACTGAATTACACCTCTCTGGTCGTGGATGCTCATGCAGCGGGTCTAGAAGTTTTTGCATCTAACTTTGCGAATGATGCACCTTTAGCATATGATTACAGCTATGATCCTGTGGTTGAGTATCTTAACTTTATTGACAACGGAAAATTTTCTGTTGATGGAGTGCTCTCTGACTTCCCAATAACTCCATCGGAAACCATAG ATTGCTTCTCCCACATTGGCAAAAATGACACTGTGCAAG CAAATATATTGGTTATTTCATCTGAGGGAGCAAGTGGGGACTATCCTGGTTGTACTGATAAGGCGTATCAGAAAGCTGTATCAGACGGTGTAGATATACTTGACTGCCCCGTTCAAATGACAAATGACGGGGTACCTATTTGCTTGGGATCCATCAACCTTAGGGATAGAACAGATGTTGCTCAATCAGATTTCAGCAACCTGGCAACAGATAATCCAGACCTTAACATACAGAATGGGATTTTTACCTATAATCTAACATGGAGCCAAATTCAGACCTTGAAAC CTGCTATTTCGAATccatattcaaattattcactTTTCCGCAATCCAAGATCCAGAAATGATGGGAACTTAATGTCATTAGCTGACTTCTTGGCATTTGCAAATAATGCCTCTTCTGTCTCTGGAGTCCTAATCACCATCGAG AATGCCGCCTATCTAGCTCAGAAGCAGGGTTTAGGTGTAACTGATGCCGTTGTGGATGCTTTAAGTAAAGCTGGTTACAATAATCAGACAACAAAGAAGGTTATGATTCGATCCAGCGATAGTGCTGTTCTGTTGAAGTTTAAAAGCAGCAGCAATTATGAGCTTGTTTACCTAGTTGACAATGACGTCCGTGACATTTTGAACTCAAcgattttggagataaaaaaatttgcaagCTCTGTGGTCCTCTCCAAAGGATCCGTCTTTCCTACTGATGATGCCTTTGTCACTGGCGAAACAAATGTTGTTCCGAAGCTGCAGGCCTTTAATCTCACAGTGTATGTGCAATACTTCCGAAATGAGTTTGTAGCTCAACCGTGGGACTTCTTTTCTGATGCATACGTAGAGATTAACACACACGTCTCATACATGGGAATCAATGGTGTCGTAACGGACTTCCCTGCAACAGCTGCTAAGTACAGAA GGAACCGGTGCTTAGGATACAAAGAAGTACCATTATACATGACGCCAGTCCAACCTGCAGGTCTTATTTCACTTATGGCACCTAAGTTTTTGCCTCCAGCTGAGGCCCCGAACCCGGTCCTGACAGAGAATGATGTAACTGAGCCTCCTCTGCCACCTGTCGTGGAGAAGGCCCCTACTGCGAACACTGGCAACGGCACTACAGCACCAGGCCCAACCCCACCAAATGGGCAGCCTACGCTTCTTGCAAGCACCATCCTCAGCAGCATTGGTGTTCTTCTTGCAGCTCTTCTGATATGCTGA